GAGATTGCATGAGTTGCATTGTGCCTGTGTCAATGCATCCGACTCATACATAAACAATCATTATCAATATATGTATTGATGTGGTTGGTATGCAAGGAGTGGGCAAGATCTGCAATTTTCTGACCATTTGGTATGTGATTTTATCGTGCAGAAAAATTAGTCAGGGGCACATGATGAGTTAGCCTGTTCCCCAAAAAGGAAGAATAGCAGCAAAAATATCATTATAATTAGAAGAGTACGGAGATCTGAGTCTACCATGTGATTATCATTAATCAAATTCTTATTCGATCTGCTTTCTATTATTTCCCTGGAGAAAATTGGAAAACAGGTTTGACATCAATGTAAACTTGGGAAAAAGGTTTGTTCTTGAGGGTTGCTGTTAGAACTGGCACGGTGATTGGATTTTACAGCAGTCTTTTAATTTCTACCCATATTATGTTGAAGGTAAATAGAGAACCTCTCAGCCCTCTCAGAATTTGGTAAGTGTAAGATCTTATCACTGATATCAAAATGCAGTGTGCCTCCTTATGTTTGCCATACCTATTATTTTCTACATAGTCCTTAAAATTGCTGAGTATTTTTAGTTCTTAACAAAAATAAAAATTAACCAAGACACGAGTGGGTTGATACATTTTCCTCATTTCCAAGAAAAAGGCAAGGTCTGTTCTTTAGTGTATTTGTACATATATTTTTTCTTCTTTTTTCCTGCAGCAATATACAACTGTATCGTTTAATGGTATGTGCCACGTTTACATGTGGAAACACCTATATTTTGCATGCTAATTGCTTTCTTAATCATAGATATTACCTATCAAGCCTTAGCTAATTGATTGACAGTAAGATATTATCCAAAAAATTATTGACATTAAGATATTAGCATCAAAATGCTTAATTATAAAGTTGCTGCTACCTATTGACCTAACATGTATTCAGTTGCCATCTAATCACTCCAGTGCAGTGTATTGAACCTATAAGCTCCTTATGCTTACTGCTTAAACCGTGTGAGAATCACTCAAGTCCTTGGAATGTCATTAATTATTGATGATTTATTATCTCTTTGAGACAATTGGAATCTTGACAACCTTGACATTTGACATAATTTGAAAAAATCCCCTGTTACCTCAATTATGATTTCAGCAATATCTCTGAGTTTACCTCATACTCTCATAGCATTGTTCATTTAGGAATTTACAGTTAAAGTTTTTTTCATCATTTAATGTACAGAAAGGAAGACTTTCTTTCTCCATTACAATCGTAGACTAGCTAATACGATAATTGGAATATTGAATCATTGAATATGTGTTACTTACTTAGTTACTGTACTTGTAGGATTTCTTGATCTGATTATCCATATGCAACTGGGATTCAGAAATAGATGCTTTTGAACCAAGATAAACAAGTAGTGGCTATTTCAGTTGAAAAGAGTATATCATTGTGTATATCAATTTGATATTAAAAGATGTATATATGTGTGTTTTTGATGATAAAATTGATCTAATTGCTAATATCTAGTGGTTGAGGATGTTGAGAAGCGAGACTCTAGTTTTGATCAATTGCCTAAATAGGCACTCGAGTCCTTCTTCTTGATCTTGGATGCATGACTCCAGATTGTTAAGCTGGTTCTGTACATTGTCTGCACTCTTGACTGACTTCAGTGCAGCATCCACCTCTGCGAATTCATTTATCTCTGCTTCTTCCTCACAAGCTACTCTTTTTGACCGCATCATCTTTGATACCAATGACCAGCTTGTTGATGCCTTTGGCCCCGAGATGAAAGAGAACAGTGATTCAAACACTGAGAGAGTAATTGCTTCTACATTTCTCAATGTGTTAACGATGGAAATACATTCGGTCTCCTTGTTGAGGGAAGAGAAAGTGGATCTGGTATTGACCATAGCCTTTTGGATCGTCTTTTTCACCATCTTCGTGGAGGTCAAGTATTTCCTAACCTCACTCGTAAGTACACCAGATTCGCATCCTCGTCTTCTTATGATAGATTGAAGATCCTGTAAGCATGCCTTGGTTTGCAGCAGTGCTTCCTTGGCAGTGCTACAAACATCCAAGAGCCTTAGAGAACCATCTAATAGCTCATTAGTGCATTTCTGATGTTTCTTTTGCGCTGTTGCTTGCTGATTGAGGGGCAACTGAAGCAACCTTTCAACACATTCATGCAAGTCTTGTAGACCACTTAGTTTGTGGCTGATTGATGATGAAGATGTTGTGGTGGCTGCAGACGACCTTAATCTGCACAATTGTTCATTTGCTTCTTCAATGATAGGGTGTGCCCTGGAGGGGAAGCTGTTAGAGCGAGTGTGAGAAGCCATTTCTTTGTGATTTGTGGAAAAGGATGGAGGAGCTTGTAGATGTTGTTATGTTTTCAACTTGGATTGATGAGTTGCTTTTCATTTGTAGCTGCTTAATATATAGGGTTGGAAAGGGGAACATGGAATCTCGTCCACCCCAATCACTAGCTAATGAGAGGTAACATTATTTCGATCTGGATCCACATGTTCCCTAAGCGTTGTTTATGCAGTGTCTCTTCCCACACCAGCATACCAACTCATCACCTGATTCATTTTGCATATAAAATCTCATATTGCTTCACTGATAATCAATTTATTGGACAGCGATTGCACGAGTGGCATTGAATGCTTGTGTTTGTTTGTATGTGGTAATGGGGAAACCATGCATCTCATGTACATGCAACAAGTAGTCTTATTCAGCCTGTTGCTCCCAATAGAAAGAAAACCAGAACAACTATCATTATAGTTAAATAATGTGAGTCTAATCTAACTTGTCACACATAATGTGGTTTCTGATCTGAGTCTGCCATGTGATTGTATTAGGTTATCTGTACTTAAATATTTCCCTTGAGATTAGCGGGATTGGCTTGAAGGCGATAGGTAATTTGAGTTTCTGACAATCCTTTTTAACTTTTTTTTTCCTTTCCTTTTTTCTTTCTTTCAGAGAATAGAAGACTTTTCAGTTGAATATTTAAAGTCGAGTNNNNNNNNNNNNNNNNNNNNTGTGTGTGTGTGTTTGTGTTTCTATTTTTATATTCTGAGGTATTTTTCTTCAAAATCCTACAAGGCAAATGAAGCCAGCTCTCTAATCCTATAAAAGTTGAATAGAAGATGCTTATGATGAGCTCAATCCAATATCTCAGTTTGATTCTTTCAGAAATTGTCCCTCGAAAACAGGAGGTATATGTCATTTACAGCTTAACGTATGTGATAGTCATCATTTTCTTTGAATACCATTAGTTGTTGATTATTGATTATCCTTCATGAGACATTTGGAATCTTATCAGTTCCGCCAATTGATATATGTTGTTAGCAAACCTCATGTGATAGCCTTAAAATAATAATGAAAACTCCTATAATTAACCTTTCAGAATCTCAGTTAACATTGTAAAATTTACATTTCAGAGGACCTCAATTTAGAAGCTGCATTATGACTGTTCTTTGTGACAATAACATTTTTATTCATTTTGATCTTGTAACCGGATCCTAAGGAAGTTTTGTATTTCTTATATTTACATATCGATTTCAACATTTGCATGAATTCTGATCAGTAATTCAGTATGAAACTATGAATCAACCTTGTGGCCGGGCGCCAAACTGAAATTTTCTTGTAACTAATAAAAAGACTCGTGGAAATTTAAGCCAAAGAATATGTATTTTGGTGTATATCAATATGTTTTATGAAGATCTACACATGTATGTATGTTTTTCATGTACAAAATTGATCAAAAAGCTAGTATCTAGTGGTTGAGGATGTTGAGTAGGGAGACTCTTGTTTTTATCAATTGCCTAAATAGACACTCGAGTCCTTCTTCTTGGTCTTGAATGCAAGTCTCCAGATTGTTGAGCTGGTTTTGTGCATTGTCTAAACTCTTGTGTGACTTCAATGCAGCATCAACCTCTGCAAATTCGTTTACTTGTTCTTCCTCACAAGCTACTCTTTTTGACTGCAACTTCTTGGATATAAATGACCAGCTGCTTGATACCTTTGGGCCAGTGATAAAAGACAATATTGCTTCAAACACTGTTTGTGTGACTGCTTCAACGTCTCTCAGCTTGTTAATGATGGCGATTGTCTCTTGGTCCTTGCTGAGGGAAGAGAAATTGTATTTGTTTTCAATTCCCTTCAGATTCCCCATAGCCTTATGGAGTGACTTTTTCACCATCTTCCTGGAGCTGAAGTATTTCCTAACTTCACTGGCGAGTAAATCAGATTCTTCTCCTCCTCTTCTTCGGATGATTGATTGAAGGTTCTGAATGCATTCCTTGGTTAGCAACAAGGCATCTTTGGCAGTGCTGCAAATATCCAAGAGCCTGAGAGAGCGATCTAATAGTTCATTAGCCCAATTTCCATGTTTCTCTTGCGCCAAGGCTTGTTGGTTGAGTGGCAATTGAAGCAACCTATCAACACAATCATGCAAGTCTTGCAGACCATGAAGTTGGTAGCTTATTGATGATGATGATGATGATGTGGAGCTGGCTTCGGAAGACCTCAATCTGCACAATTGTTCGTCAACTTCTTGAATGAGAGGGTGTGACCTGGAAGGGAAGCTGTTAGAGCGAGTGTGGTAAGCCATTTCTTTCTCGTGGTTTGTGGTGATAGAAAACTTTGTAGTTGATGTACAATTGAAACTGATGAGTTCTCTCTTCATACATCTGCTTCATATATAGTGCAAGTTTAGGAAGGAAACAAGGTATCTCATCCACTTTAAACAATAATTCAATATTAAGAGGTAGCATGATTTTGATCTGGATCTATATGTTCTGCAGCCAATGTTCAAGCAATGTCTCTCATTAACCAGCATACCAACTCATGATATGATTCATTTTGCATTTAAATTCTGGATATAGCTACTTTCACAGGAACTCATAAATTAAATATGCAATAGCATGAGTGGGATTGACACTTTGTCCTCTAATACATGCACGCGGAAGCAAAAACCATCCATCTCAATTATGCTGATTAATTTATGTGATTTAATTCATATTTTGCAGCGGTCCTTCACTTGTTTGTTTCGAAAGAGGAGGCAAGATCTGCGATTCTGCAATGAATGAAATTATTGGCAGGTGGCTTAGCGAACAAGATGAACTGGACTGTTCCCTCAACAGATGAAAACCAGCACTATTCTGGCTATCATCAGAAGGGTGTTTCAGTAGATGCTGTAGAGTATGTTTTCATACTTAACTCTTGTGAGTGATAAACTCAGTTATTATATGGACATGTTCAAAGGGTTTTAAATTAAATTCTTATATGATGTTAGTCATTAACTTTTACCTGAAAAGATAGAGGTTAAGTCGGTGATCCTTCCAGCATTAATATGCTCAGAACCTAACATGTAGTGTTTATCTCCCAACCAATTATCTCCCAATTAATTAGATAAAACCAGTTTCTTTAATATTCTTTTTACCAAAAGAAATTATGAACATATTAATCAGCATAAATAAAGTTTTCAACAGATCAAGCTAGATAATATGTGTTTGCCCCCTAAGAACAGTAAGGCAGCCAGCACTAATCCACTGCGTAAGCGTTCAAGAATTAAGCCCTGATCCTTTTAACATCACTAATGTATGTTGATTATTGATTATATCCCTTGAGACAATTGGAATCTTCCAGCCTTGACATTATATCATTTGAATTAATCCCATAGCCATGTGACCTCAATTATGATCTCAAAATTTTTGAATTACTTCTCAGCATTGTACATTTGGAAGTTACAGTTAAACCTTCCATCTTCTGATTGGATACTACAATTCTACAAAACATTGTTTTGTTTTCTCAATTAATTTTCTGGATCGATACCCAGGATAGGATGATTACAGGAACGTTTATGAGGCTAATGGGTGAATTTTAGTACAGTATTTATTAACCATTGGGGATCATAAAAAATGAAGGTTTTTGAACTAAGAATCACGAGTTGTGGCAATGTAAGCAGAAGAGTTTCACTATGTATATTAATCTGATTTCAGAAGAGGTATACATGTATATATGGATGTATTTCTATGTTCAAAATGGGTCTAAGTTCTAATAACTAGTGGTTTAAGATGTTGAGGAGGGAGACTCTTGTTTTGATCAATTGCCTAATTAGGCACTCGAGTCCTTCTTCTTGGTCTTGAATGCATGAATTCAGATTGTTAAGCTGGTTGTGTGCATTGTCTA
The window above is part of the Fragaria vesca subsp. vesca linkage group LG2, FraVesHawaii_1.0, whole genome shotgun sequence genome. Proteins encoded here:
- the LOC101304250 gene encoding uncharacterized protein LOC101304250 gives rise to the protein MAYHTRSNSFPSRSHPLIQEVDEQLCRLRSSEASSTSSSSSSISYQLHGLQDLHDCVDRLLQLPLNQQALAQEKHGNWANELLDRSLRLLDICSTAKDALLLTKECIQNLQSIIRRRGGEESDLLASEVRKYFSSRKMVKKSLHKAMGNLKGIENKYNFSSLSKDQETIAIINKLRDVEAVTQTVFEAILSFITGPKVSSSWSFISKKLQSKRVACEEEQVNEFAEVDAALKSHKSLDNAQNQLNNLETCIQDQEEGLECLFRQLIKTRVSLLNILNH
- the LOC101303964 gene encoding uncharacterized protein LOC101303964, coding for MASHTRSNSFPSRAHPIIEEANEQLCRLRSSAATTTSSSSISHKLSGLQDLHECVERLLQLPLNQQATAQKKHQKCTNELLDGSLRLLDVCSTAKEALLQTKACLQDLQSIIRRRGCESGVLTSEVRKYLTSTKMVKKTIQKAMVNTRSTFSSLNKETECISIVNTLRNVEAITLSVFESLFSFISGPKASTSWSLVSKMMRSKRVACEEEAEINEFAEVDAALKSVKSADNVQNQLNNLESCIQDQEEGLECLFRQLIKTRVSLLNILNH